The Streptomyces nitrosporeus genome includes a window with the following:
- a CDS encoding cupin domain-containing protein → MSYPEPRYTDGEGEISATYRPAGTPPDLLPRGGGSTHYLATSETTHGEFGLYRINMGPRAGGPATHFHRTISESFFILDGTVRIYDGERWTDAAEDDFVYVPQGGLHAFRNDSDAPASMLLLFTPGAPREEYFEKVAKVSDWPEKQRAEFFFRHDTYWTG, encoded by the coding sequence ATGTCGTATCCGGAACCGCGGTACACCGACGGCGAAGGCGAGATCAGTGCCACCTACCGGCCCGCAGGCACCCCGCCGGACCTGCTGCCCCGCGGCGGCGGAAGCACCCACTACCTGGCGACGTCCGAGACGACGCACGGGGAGTTCGGGCTGTACCGGATCAACATGGGTCCCCGGGCGGGCGGACCCGCCACCCACTTCCACCGGACGATATCGGAATCGTTCTTCATCCTGGACGGCACGGTGCGCATCTACGACGGGGAGCGCTGGACGGACGCCGCCGAGGATGACTTCGTGTATGTGCCCCAGGGCGGCCTGCACGCCTTCCGCAACGACTCGGACGCGCCGGCGTCGATGCTGCTGCTGTTCACCCCGGGTGCTCCACGCGAGGAGTACTTCGAGAAGGTGGCGAAGGTCTCCGACTGGCCGGAGAAGCAGCGGGCCGAGTTCTTCTTCCGGCACGACACGTACTGGACCGGCTGA